A genomic segment from Stappia indica encodes:
- the pabB gene encoding aminodeoxychorismate synthase component I — MGESGDTGTAAAPEIPADVLVLFDAGAGTALLFAGPRRVIACHEVGAVEAALAEAEAAARAGFHVAGYIAYEAGFAFEEKLRSLAPSDPALPLVRFGVYDATEQLTLSEALARIGAGDIAQEGCGGVEARVDGFELTREAYEAAFAAVRDHLAKGDIYQANLTMRARGRIAGDPARLFARLLLSQPVGHAAFLRTETHTVLSLSPELFLERRGTRIATRPMKGTAPRGRAAEEDRRIARALASDPKSRAENVMIVDLMRNDLSRIAATGSVKVPRLFEVEPYATLFQMTSTVEGEVPSETGFAACMRELFPCGSITGAPKLSAMQIIHSLESGPRGIYTGGIGHLEPSGDFRFNVAIRTLVVDEDGRFEAGAGSGLVFDSASTPEYDECRLKLAFLERKAPDFSLFETMAWHPAETGEPLAGYLLLERHISRLTNSAAQLGFPLDVEAARALLAGRAAAFQGPRRVRLELAGSGKLSLEDRDLPPAVSHWTAALADVTMAAGDPLLLHKTTRREIYDGTRARLCASTGCDEVIFANAEGYLTEGSFTNLFVARGGRLLTPALRHGLLPGTLRQALLESGRAAEADLRPEDLARAEKIYLGNSLRGLVETRIQSRATLAAG, encoded by the coding sequence ATGGGCGAGAGCGGCGACACGGGAACGGCGGCGGCTCCCGAAATACCCGCCGACGTGCTGGTGCTTTTCGACGCGGGAGCGGGAACGGCGCTGCTGTTCGCCGGGCCGCGGCGGGTCATCGCCTGCCATGAGGTCGGCGCGGTCGAGGCGGCGCTCGCCGAGGCCGAGGCGGCAGCACGCGCGGGCTTTCATGTCGCCGGATACATCGCCTACGAGGCGGGCTTTGCCTTCGAAGAGAAGCTGCGAAGCCTCGCGCCGAGCGACCCGGCGCTGCCACTGGTGCGCTTCGGCGTCTATGACGCGACCGAGCAGCTGACATTGAGCGAGGCGCTGGCGCGGATCGGCGCCGGCGACATCGCGCAAGAGGGCTGCGGCGGGGTCGAGGCCAGGGTCGACGGTTTCGAGCTGACGCGCGAGGCGTATGAGGCGGCCTTTGCCGCCGTGCGCGACCATCTTGCCAAGGGCGACATCTACCAGGCCAACCTGACCATGCGGGCGCGCGGGCGGATCGCCGGCGACCCGGCGCGGCTGTTCGCCCGCCTGCTGCTGTCGCAGCCGGTCGGCCATGCCGCTTTCCTGCGCACGGAAACGCACACCGTGCTGTCGCTGTCGCCCGAGCTGTTCCTGGAGCGGCGCGGCACGCGCATCGCCACGCGGCCGATGAAGGGCACGGCCCCGCGCGGGCGGGCGGCCGAGGAGGACCGGCGGATCGCGCGGGCGCTCGCGAGCGACCCGAAGTCACGGGCCGAGAACGTGATGATCGTCGACCTGATGCGCAACGACCTGTCGCGCATCGCGGCAACGGGCAGCGTGAAAGTGCCGCGCCTGTTCGAGGTCGAGCCCTATGCGACGCTGTTCCAGATGACCTCGACCGTGGAAGGCGAGGTCCCTAGCGAGACCGGCTTTGCCGCCTGCATGCGCGAGCTGTTTCCCTGCGGCTCGATCACCGGGGCGCCGAAGCTCTCGGCAATGCAGATCATCCACAGCCTAGAGAGCGGACCGCGCGGCATCTATACCGGCGGCATCGGCCATCTGGAGCCCTCCGGCGACTTCCGCTTCAACGTGGCGATCCGCACGCTGGTGGTGGACGAGGACGGCCGGTTCGAGGCGGGCGCGGGATCGGGACTGGTGTTCGATTCCGCCAGCACGCCGGAATACGACGAATGCCGGCTGAAGCTCGCCTTCCTGGAGCGCAAGGCGCCCGACTTCTCGCTGTTCGAGACCATGGCCTGGCACCCGGCGGAGACGGGAGAGCCGCTGGCCGGATACCTGCTGCTCGAACGGCATATTAGCCGGCTCACCAACAGTGCCGCGCAGCTCGGCTTTCCGCTGGATGTGGAGGCTGCGCGAGCTCTGCTGGCAGGCCGGGCAGCGGCTTTCCAGGGCCCGCGCCGGGTGCGGCTGGAGCTGGCCGGCAGCGGAAAACTGTCGCTGGAAGACCGCGACCTGCCGCCGGCTGTTTCGCACTGGACGGCCGCTCTCGCCGACGTGACGATGGCGGCCGGCGATCCGTTGTTGCTGCACAAGACGACGCGGCGCGAGATCTACGACGGCACGCGGGCGCGGCTTTGTGCTTCGACCGGCTGCGACGAGGTGATCTTCGCCAATGCCGAGGGTTATCTGACGGAAGGGAGCTTCACCAACCTCTTCGTCGCGCGCGGCGGCCGGCTGCTGACGCCGGCGCTGCGGCACGGGCTGCTGCCGGGCACGCTGCGGCAGGCGCTGCTGGAAAGCGGGCGGGCGGCGGAGGCGGACCTGCGGCCCGAGGATCTGGCCCGGGCCGAGAAGATCTATCTGGGAAATTCGCTCCGTGGGCTGGTGGAGACGCGGATCCAGTCGCGGGCAACGCTCGCCGCCGGCTGA
- a CDS encoding class I SAM-dependent methyltransferase, with translation MSDTMKTGQKLEAGCDCAICGTRERQVVSLVGRGFQKLTTVICTGCGLVHSHPIPSPEELQRFYADDYRKAYKGTHKPKLKHVYRYAPGAYLRVAQLAALVGPERRRFLDIGSGSGEILYMARKAGFEVAGVEPNTGYADYSREELGLPVQNCTFEQADLPKEHFDILNLSHVLEHLPDPLASLRFLNTLLRPDGILCVAVPDIGHASHAPWTRFHYAHVYNFSHETLKAMVLKAGFEILPESSGSTTLIARKTGAAFCDMPRPIPANYEMLWKTLTAEHAGVAHVTGKRGITRFLGKLYRYPRDHLMGRLMGSPRRILDKVHARMCDTYGALMTCAIVAV, from the coding sequence GTGAGCGATACGATGAAGACCGGCCAGAAGCTGGAGGCCGGATGCGACTGCGCGATCTGCGGCACGCGCGAACGACAGGTGGTCTCGCTGGTGGGGCGCGGGTTCCAGAAGCTGACCACCGTGATCTGCACCGGCTGCGGGCTGGTGCACAGCCACCCGATCCCTTCGCCCGAGGAGTTGCAGCGGTTCTATGCCGACGACTACCGCAAGGCCTACAAGGGCACCCACAAGCCGAAGCTCAAGCATGTCTACCGCTACGCGCCGGGCGCGTATCTGCGGGTGGCGCAGCTGGCCGCGCTGGTCGGGCCCGAGCGGCGCCGCTTTCTCGACATCGGCTCGGGCAGCGGCGAGATCCTCTACATGGCGCGCAAGGCGGGCTTCGAGGTGGCGGGTGTCGAGCCGAACACCGGCTATGCCGACTATAGCCGCGAGGAGCTCGGCCTGCCGGTGCAGAACTGCACGTTCGAGCAGGCGGACCTGCCGAAGGAGCATTTCGACATTCTGAACCTCAGCCATGTGCTGGAGCACCTGCCGGACCCGCTCGCCTCGCTGCGCTTCCTCAACACCCTGCTGCGGCCGGACGGCATCCTGTGCGTCGCCGTGCCCGACATCGGCCATGCCAGTCACGCGCCCTGGACCCGCTTCCACTACGCCCATGTCTACAATTTCAGCCACGAGACGTTGAAGGCGATGGTGCTGAAGGCGGGCTTCGAGATCCTGCCCGAAAGCAGCGGCAGCACGACGCTGATCGCCCGCAAGACGGGGGCGGCGTTCTGCGACATGCCGCGGCCGATACCGGCGAACTACGAGATGCTGTGGAAGACGCTGACGGCGGAGCATGCGGGCGTGGCGCATGTGACCGGCAAGCGTGGCATCACCCGCTTCCTCGGCAAGCTCTACCGCTACCCGCGCGACCACCTGATGGGCCGGCTGATGGGCTCGCCGCGCCGCATCCTCGACAAGGTGCATGCGCGCATGTGCGACACCTACGGCGCCTTGATGACCTGCGCGATCGTCGCCGTGTGA
- a CDS encoding SLC13 family permease has product MTGDQIAILAILALAMAAFLSGRLRHDMVAMGALIACVAAGLVPSEEAFAGFGHPAVITVACVLVLSRGLQTSGAVDVLARTVLPDNAGRTLSLAALTGLGAALSGFMNNVGAMALLMPVALQLARRLDMTPGRMLMPLAFGTILGGMTTLIGTPPNLIVSGFRASAGSGGFSMFDFAPVGLAVALAGLAFIVAVGWRLVPITRAAAGEAFEVGSYLTEVRVGEKGKADGMSLHEIEAELDKADAQVVGLVRGGLRVSAPRGNRRVQGGDVLVLEADVEGIAEALSKLDLKLEEQAKARDEEREKKERVREQAARRDEDEQRRREIDEAASLGDVALAPEPKLDPEPEPAPQESETKKAQAKPGEGGEGEAREARRDTEAEEVVLRELVVRPESQLVGRSARDLALRSRFGVNLLGVSRDGRRSTSRLRTLRLQSGDLLLMQGPADVLAEFASETGCVPLAERELRIPDKRKALLAAGILGLSILVTVVGLLPAAVAFAAGVLASMVLRTVPLRSVYTAVDWPVVVLLAALIPVAGAMEATGTAELIATFLVGTLAQGHPVAALAMVLVVTMFLSDVMNNAATAAVMCPIAIGIAATLGVNPDAFLMSVAIGASCAFLTPIGHQNNTLILGPGGFGFGDYWRLGLPLELVVASVAVPMLLLVWPL; this is encoded by the coding sequence ATGACCGGCGACCAGATCGCGATCCTTGCCATCCTCGCCCTGGCGATGGCGGCCTTCCTGTCCGGCCGCCTGCGGCACGACATGGTGGCGATGGGCGCGCTGATCGCCTGCGTCGCCGCCGGCCTCGTGCCTTCCGAGGAGGCCTTTGCCGGCTTCGGCCATCCGGCGGTGATCACAGTCGCCTGCGTGCTGGTGCTCAGCCGCGGCCTGCAGACCTCCGGCGCCGTCGACGTGCTGGCCCGCACCGTGCTGCCGGACAATGCCGGGCGCACCCTGAGCCTTGCCGCGCTGACCGGCCTCGGCGCGGCGCTCTCCGGCTTCATGAACAATGTCGGCGCCATGGCGCTCCTGATGCCGGTGGCGCTGCAGCTCGCCCGCCGCCTCGACATGACGCCGGGGCGGATGCTGATGCCGCTCGCCTTCGGCACCATTCTCGGCGGCATGACCACGCTGATCGGCACGCCGCCCAACCTGATCGTCTCCGGCTTCCGCGCCTCCGCCGGCAGCGGCGGTTTTTCCATGTTCGACTTCGCGCCCGTCGGCCTTGCCGTGGCGCTGGCTGGCCTTGCCTTCATCGTCGCCGTCGGCTGGCGGCTGGTGCCGATCACCCGCGCCGCGGCCGGCGAGGCCTTCGAGGTCGGCTCGTATCTGACGGAAGTGCGGGTGGGCGAGAAGGGCAAGGCCGACGGCATGAGCCTGCACGAGATCGAGGCCGAGCTCGACAAGGCCGATGCCCAGGTCGTCGGCCTGGTGCGCGGCGGCCTGCGCGTCAGCGCCCCGCGCGGCAACCGCCGCGTCCAGGGCGGCGACGTCCTGGTGCTTGAGGCGGATGTCGAGGGCATCGCCGAGGCGCTCTCCAAGCTCGACCTCAAGCTGGAGGAGCAGGCCAAGGCCCGCGACGAGGAGCGCGAGAAGAAGGAGCGCGTGCGCGAGCAGGCGGCCCGCCGCGACGAGGACGAGCAACGCCGCCGCGAGATCGACGAGGCGGCCAGCCTCGGCGACGTGGCGCTTGCGCCCGAACCGAAGCTCGATCCGGAGCCGGAACCGGCGCCGCAGGAGAGCGAGACGAAGAAGGCGCAGGCAAAACCCGGCGAGGGCGGCGAGGGCGAGGCCCGCGAGGCCCGCCGCGACACGGAAGCGGAAGAGGTGGTGCTGCGCGAGCTGGTGGTGCGGCCCGAATCGCAGCTGGTCGGCCGCTCGGCCCGCGACCTCGCCCTGCGCAGCCGCTTCGGCGTCAACCTGCTCGGCGTCTCGCGCGACGGGCGCCGCTCGACCTCGCGCCTGCGCACCCTGCGGCTGCAATCGGGCGACCTGCTGTTGATGCAGGGACCGGCCGACGTGCTGGCCGAGTTCGCCTCGGAGACCGGCTGCGTGCCGCTGGCCGAGCGCGAATTGCGCATTCCCGACAAGCGCAAGGCGCTGCTGGCGGCCGGCATTCTCGGCCTGTCGATCCTGGTCACGGTCGTCGGCCTGCTGCCGGCTGCCGTCGCCTTCGCCGCCGGCGTGCTCGCCTCCATGGTTCTGCGCACCGTGCCGCTGCGCTCCGTCTACACCGCCGTCGACTGGCCGGTGGTGGTGCTGCTCGCCGCCCTCATTCCCGTCGCCGGGGCGATGGAGGCGACCGGCACGGCCGAGCTCATCGCCACCTTCCTGGTCGGCACCCTGGCGCAGGGCCATCCGGTGGCGGCGCTGGCGATGGTGCTGGTCGTCACCATGTTCCTGTCGGACGTCATGAACAACGCGGCGACGGCGGCCGTCATGTGCCCCATCGCCATCGGCATCGCGGCGACGCTCGGCGTCAACCCGGATGCCTTCCTGATGTCGGTGGCCATCGGCGCCTCCTGCGCCTTCCTCACCCCCATCGGCCACCAGAACAACACGCTGATCCTGGGGCCGGGCGGCTTCGGCTTCGGCGACTACTGGCGCCTCGGCCTGCCGCTGGAGCTGGTGGTGGCCTCGGTGGCCGTGCCGATGCTGCTCCTCGTCTGGCCTCTGTAA
- a CDS encoding cytochrome b/b6 domain-containing protein, whose translation MPSATPAGAGAGADVSGTVRVWDPLVRLFHWSLVGAFALAYATAEEVQQVHEIAGYTIAALLALRIVWGFVGPQHARFADFVRPPGEVLRFLADSLRLKARRHLGHNPAGGAMVLALIAATAGICVTGYMMETLAYRDAKWLEELHEVLANGTLALIFLHVAGVLLASFEHKENLVTAMFTGRKRA comes from the coding sequence ATGCCGTCCGCCACGCCGGCGGGGGCCGGTGCGGGTGCGGACGTATCGGGCACCGTGCGGGTCTGGGACCCGTTGGTGCGCCTGTTCCACTGGTCGCTGGTGGGTGCCTTCGCCCTCGCCTATGCGACGGCGGAAGAGGTGCAGCAGGTGCACGAGATCGCCGGCTACACCATCGCCGCGCTGCTGGCCCTGCGCATCGTCTGGGGCTTCGTCGGCCCGCAGCATGCGCGCTTTGCCGACTTCGTGCGGCCGCCGGGCGAGGTGCTGCGGTTCCTGGCCGACAGCCTGCGGCTGAAGGCGCGGCGGCATCTCGGCCACAATCCGGCGGGCGGGGCCATGGTGCTGGCGCTGATCGCGGCCACCGCCGGCATCTGCGTCACCGGCTACATGATGGAGACGCTGGCCTATCGCGACGCAAAGTGGCTGGAAGAGCTGCACGAGGTGCTGGCGAACGGCACGCTGGCGCTGATCTTCCTGCATGTGGCGGGCGTGCTGCTGGCCAGCTTCGAACACAAGGAAAACCTGGTTACGGCGATGTTCACGGGGCGCAAGCGCGCCTGA
- a CDS encoding PepSY domain-containing protein — MNKTLAIALLALAASPSLAMAGDDDGRNRWGIDAPRDQWMSLADVTAKMEAAGYTIREIEIDDGVYEVEGRDANGVRIEADVHPVTGEILRRDDTRGKRG, encoded by the coding sequence ATGAACAAGACCCTTGCCATCGCCCTCCTCGCCCTCGCCGCCAGCCCGAGCCTTGCCATGGCCGGCGACGACGACGGCCGCAACCGCTGGGGCATCGACGCGCCGCGCGACCAGTGGATGAGCCTTGCCGACGTCACGGCCAAGATGGAGGCCGCCGGCTACACGATCCGCGAGATCGAGATCGACGACGGCGTCTACGAGGTCGAGGGCCGCGACGCCAACGGCGTGCGGATCGAGGCCGACGTGCATCCGGTGACCGGCGAGATCCTGCGCCGGGACGACACGCGCGGCAAGCGGGGATGA
- a CDS encoding PepSY domain-containing protein codes for MTAHPTRRRFLLALAAALPVLAAGAWPLAVRADDDDHERARRLLRSGEIRPLSEILSNVERSVGGRVLDVDFERDDGRYVYELKMVMPSGRVREVTVDAATARIIKIEDD; via the coding sequence ATGACCGCACATCCCACACGCCGCCGTTTCCTCCTTGCCCTTGCCGCAGCGCTGCCCGTCCTGGCCGCCGGCGCATGGCCGCTCGCCGTGCGCGCCGACGACGACGATCACGAGCGCGCCCGCCGCCTGCTGCGCTCCGGCGAGATCCGCCCCCTGTCGGAGATCCTGTCGAACGTCGAGCGCAGCGTCGGCGGCCGGGTGCTGGATGTTGACTTCGAGCGCGACGACGGCCGCTATGTCTACGAGCTCAAGATGGTGATGCCGTCCGGGCGCGTGCGCGAGGTCACCGTCGACGCCGCCACCGCACGCATCATCAAGATCGAGGACGATTGA
- a CDS encoding response regulator transcription factor, whose protein sequence is MRLLLVEDDERIARDVAAGLTAAGYVVERAADGEDAWFLGDTEDFDLVVLDLGLPVLDGLSVLKRWRAAGRTMPVLVLTARGAWAERVEGIDAGADDYLAKPFRMEELVARTRALIRRSVGVATPAIAAGHLMLDTRQMRVSREGVPLALSPLEYRLTAYLMHHKGRVVPPGELLEHLYGDDDARDVNALEAVVARLRRKLGPHAIETRRGFGYLVADAPA, encoded by the coding sequence ATGCGGCTTCTGTTGGTGGAGGATGACGAGCGCATCGCCCGCGATGTCGCCGCCGGGCTGACCGCCGCCGGCTATGTGGTGGAGCGGGCTGCCGACGGCGAGGACGCCTGGTTCCTCGGCGACACGGAAGACTTCGACCTCGTGGTGCTCGACCTCGGCCTTCCCGTTCTCGACGGCCTGTCGGTGCTCAAGCGCTGGCGCGCCGCCGGGCGCACCATGCCGGTGCTGGTGCTGACCGCCCGCGGCGCCTGGGCCGAGCGGGTCGAGGGCATCGATGCCGGCGCCGACGATTATCTTGCCAAGCCCTTCCGCATGGAGGAGCTGGTCGCCCGCACCCGCGCGCTGATCCGCCGCTCCGTCGGCGTCGCCACCCCCGCCATCGCCGCCGGGCACTTGATGCTCGACACCCGCCAGATGCGCGTTTCGCGCGAGGGCGTGCCGCTCGCCCTGTCGCCGCTCGAATATCGCCTCACCGCCTATCTCATGCATCACAAGGGCCGGGTCGTGCCGCCGGGCGAGCTGCTGGAGCATCTTTACGGCGACGACGATGCCCGCGACGTCAACGCGCTGGAAGCGGTGGTCGCACGGTTGCGCCGCAAGCTCGGGCCGCACGCCATCGAGACCCGGCGCGGCTTCGGCTACCTCGTTGCGGACGCGCCCGCGTGA
- a CDS encoding sensor histidine kinase yields MTPHAVPAARRRGSLRLRLILAGAVSVLAALALAAAGLLVLFERHVERRIDQELSVHLDQLVAGLDRTAGGALVLLRPPGDPRFAVPLSGLYWQYEGRNAVQRSRSLWDFELALPAEENGDPLPHRHTLAGPGDTQLLLLERVVELRGAPVRVAVALDRREIDTATRAFGLDLAPYLAVLALFLMAAAVAQVTIGLRPLTAVRDGLAAIRSGRRTRLGDDFPDEIRPLAGELDGLLAAREAQVESARARAGDLAHGLRTPLQVLAGDVERLQARGETEIAAEIETVALSMRRHVERELARARLASGRGTATAAPAAVARAVVAVVSRTPAGSRLDWQVEIAEGARLAIDPDDLAEALGNLAENAARHAVARVRFTLDEAPGEEAGETPRLVRLAVRDDGPGIPQDLIGTLTARGGRLDMAGGSGAGLGLAIVSDIAEAWGGRLLVENRGPGLEAALCLRPAPSGT; encoded by the coding sequence GTGACGCCCCACGCTGTCCCGGCCGCCCGGCGGCGCGGCTCGCTTCGCCTGCGCCTCATCCTGGCCGGTGCCGTCTCGGTGCTCGCCGCGCTGGCGCTCGCCGCCGCCGGTCTGCTGGTGCTGTTCGAGCGCCATGTCGAGCGGCGCATCGACCAGGAGCTTTCCGTCCATCTCGACCAGCTCGTTGCCGGTCTCGACCGCACTGCCGGCGGCGCGCTGGTGCTCCTGCGTCCGCCCGGCGATCCGCGTTTCGCCGTGCCGCTCTCCGGCCTCTACTGGCAGTACGAGGGCCGGAACGCCGTTCAGCGCTCGCGCTCGCTCTGGGATTTCGAGCTGGCCCTGCCGGCGGAGGAAAACGGCGATCCGCTGCCCCATCGCCACACTCTGGCCGGCCCCGGCGACACGCAGCTTCTGCTGCTGGAGCGGGTGGTCGAGCTGCGCGGCGCGCCCGTCCGCGTCGCCGTTGCCCTCGACCGGCGCGAGATCGACACGGCGACGCGCGCCTTCGGCCTCGACCTTGCGCCCTATCTTGCCGTGCTCGCCCTGTTCCTGATGGCCGCGGCGGTGGCGCAGGTCACCATCGGCCTGCGGCCGCTCACGGCGGTGCGCGACGGGCTCGCCGCCATCCGATCGGGCCGCCGTACCCGGCTCGGCGACGATTTTCCCGACGAGATCCGCCCGCTCGCTGGCGAGCTCGACGGCTTGCTCGCCGCCCGCGAGGCGCAGGTGGAGAGCGCCCGCGCCCGGGCCGGCGATCTTGCCCATGGCCTGCGCACGCCGCTGCAGGTGCTGGCCGGCGATGTCGAGCGGCTGCAGGCGCGCGGCGAGACCGAGATCGCCGCCGAGATCGAGACCGTCGCGCTGTCGATGCGCCGCCATGTGGAGCGGGAGCTTGCCCGCGCCCGCCTTGCCTCCGGGCGCGGCACGGCAACGGCCGCCCCTGCCGCCGTGGCACGGGCCGTCGTCGCCGTCGTCTCGCGCACGCCGGCCGGCTCCCGGCTCGACTGGCAGGTGGAGATTGCGGAGGGCGCGCGCCTTGCCATCGATCCGGATGACCTTGCCGAGGCGCTCGGCAATTTGGCCGAAAACGCCGCCCGTCACGCGGTCGCCCGGGTCCGCTTCACTCTGGATGAGGCACCCGGCGAGGAAGCCGGCGAAACGCCGCGCCTCGTCCGGCTTGCCGTGCGCGACGACGGGCCGGGCATTCCGCAAGACCTGATCGGCACGCTCACCGCACGCGGCGGCCGGCTCGATATGGCCGGCGGCAGCGGCGCCGGGCTCGGCCTTGCCATCGTCTCCGACATTGCCGAGGCCTGGGGCGGCCGCCTCCTCGTCGAGAACCGCGGGCCCGGCCTTGAAGCGGCCTTGTGCCTGCGCCCCGCGCCCTCCGGCACCTGA
- a CDS encoding cupin domain-containing protein, with translation MADSRARTYETLGILMKFHAFPGDTLGKYCLVEAVVPPGLGAPPNHHAGETEAFYVLEGEIEFMVAGETRIAGPGSHVAIPDGAVHAFTARGPAPARVLILNAPGHMHERFFTELGKPVADETSAPAPMDGPPDVAKVMQVAGATGMTILPPPA, from the coding sequence GTGGCGGACAGTCGCGCAAGAACCTACGAAACACTCGGTATCCTGATGAAATTCCATGCCTTTCCCGGCGACACGCTGGGCAAGTACTGTCTGGTGGAGGCCGTCGTGCCGCCGGGACTGGGCGCCCCGCCCAACCATCATGCCGGCGAGACGGAAGCCTTCTACGTGCTGGAGGGCGAGATCGAGTTCATGGTGGCGGGCGAAACGCGCATCGCCGGACCGGGCAGCCATGTGGCGATTCCCGACGGGGCGGTGCATGCCTTCACGGCACGCGGCCCGGCACCGGCCCGGGTGCTGATCCTGAATGCGCCGGGCCACATGCACGAGCGGTTCTTCACCGAGCTGGGCAAGCCGGTCGCCGACGAGACGAGCGCGCCTGCGCCGATGGACGGGCCGCCGGACGTGGCGAAGGTGATGCAGGTGGCCGGCGCGACCGGCATGACCATCCTGCCGCCGCCGGCCTGA
- a CDS encoding TetR/AcrR family transcriptional regulator — MTTRERTSQKNRTREAILAGARALIERGEPVTVTAAAAESGISKATAYRYFSDPAVLTAEAGLAVEVRDYAEIVQGCDTPRDKVLAVSLYMFDLALAHEGAFRQFLARNLDCWLAEAGGEVPRRGARRVAMFRQALGDVRPALPADRLALLVGALSAATGTEAMIALTDIARLTPQAARLAVREMTEAILDRFLGAA, encoded by the coding sequence GTGACAACCCGCGAACGCACGTCCCAGAAGAACCGCACCCGCGAGGCGATCCTTGCCGGCGCCCGTGCCCTGATCGAGCGCGGCGAGCCGGTGACCGTCACCGCCGCGGCGGCCGAGAGCGGCATCTCCAAGGCGACGGCCTATCGCTATTTCTCCGATCCAGCGGTGCTGACGGCGGAGGCAGGCCTTGCGGTCGAGGTGCGCGACTATGCGGAGATCGTGCAGGGCTGCGACACGCCGCGCGACAAGGTGCTGGCCGTCAGCCTCTACATGTTCGACCTGGCGCTGGCGCATGAGGGCGCCTTTCGCCAGTTCCTGGCGCGCAATCTCGACTGCTGGCTGGCCGAAGCGGGAGGGGAGGTGCCGCGCCGCGGCGCCCGCCGCGTTGCCATGTTCCGCCAGGCGCTCGGCGATGTCCGGCCGGCCCTGCCGGCGGACCGGCTCGCCCTGCTGGTCGGCGCCCTGTCGGCGGCAACCGGCACCGAGGCGATGATCGCGCTCACCGACATTGCCCGCCTGACGCCGCAGGCGGCCCGGCTGGCCGTGCGCGAAATGACCGAGGCGATTCTCGACCGGTTCCTCGGCGCTGCGTGA
- a CDS encoding class I SAM-dependent methyltransferase codes for MRRQDEFWDKAARKYAADPIKDEASYRRTLEATAARLTAQDRVLEVGCGTGTTALQLAGHAGRYLGTDISAQMIAIANEKALATGTGNVAFRKASVMEAGQEELDAGAPPFDAVLAFNMLHMAEDLPGALSALRARLKPGGLLISKTVCLKSWGWYMRPLITAMQLVGKAPHVGFFSIPELDETIVSAGFRILEAELHPAARRARFLVAQKI; via the coding sequence ATGCGCAGGCAGGACGAATTCTGGGACAAGGCAGCCCGCAAATATGCCGCCGACCCGATCAAGGACGAGGCGTCCTACCGGCGGACGCTGGAGGCGACGGCCGCGCGGCTGACGGCGCAGGACCGGGTGCTGGAGGTCGGCTGCGGCACCGGCACGACGGCCTTGCAGCTGGCCGGGCATGCGGGCCGCTATCTCGGCACCGACATTTCGGCGCAGATGATCGCCATCGCAAACGAGAAGGCCCTGGCTACCGGGACCGGCAACGTCGCCTTCCGCAAGGCTTCGGTGATGGAGGCAGGGCAGGAGGAGCTGGACGCCGGCGCCCCGCCCTTCGACGCGGTGCTGGCCTTCAACATGCTGCACATGGCGGAGGACCTGCCGGGCGCGCTTTCCGCGCTGCGCGCGCGGCTGAAGCCGGGCGGGCTGCTGATCTCCAAGACGGTCTGCCTGAAAAGCTGGGGCTGGTACATGCGCCCCCTGATCACCGCGATGCAGCTTGTCGGCAAGGCACCGCATGTCGGCTTCTTCAGCATCCCCGAGCTGGACGAGACGATCGTGAGCGCCGGTTTCCGGATCCTGGAGGCCGAGCTGCACCCGGCCGCGCGCAGGGCGCGGTTCCTGGTAGCGCAGAAGATCTGA